The following proteins are co-located in the Macadamia integrifolia cultivar HAES 741 chromosome 3, SCU_Mint_v3, whole genome shotgun sequence genome:
- the LOC122073714 gene encoding protein LAZ1 homolog 1-like, with amino-acid sequence MLGCDSANGFYFISYSVVMVLIIPLAVVLNFSQTWALYCHVQFYSVTKERLKPIKPLAKFLVFKSIVFLTWWQGIAVAFLSSVGVFKGSLALELKTRIQEYIICFEMGIAAVVHLFVFPAKPYERGERCVRNVAVMDNYASLGTLPDPEEVRDSERFTRLRLAGHGDRENRLNFH; translated from the exons ATGCTAGGATGTGATTCAGCAAATGGTTTTTACTTCATTTCCTATTCTGTAGTTATGGTCCTTATTATTCCCCTGGCAGTTGTCCTAAATTTCAGTCAGACATGGGCCCTGTATTGTCATGTGCAGTTCTACTCTGTCACAAAAGAGAGATTGAAACCGATCAAGCCCCTAGCTAAATTTCTGGTATTCAAGTCGATTGTATTCTTAACATGGTGGCAGGGTATTGCTGTTGCATTTCTCTCCTCAGTGGGAGTTTTTAAAGGGTCTTTGGCTCTAGAGTTGAAAACACGTATTCAGGAATACATCATTTGTTTCGAG ATGGGTATTGCTGCTGTTGTGCACCTTTTTGTCTTCCCGGCTAAGCCTTACGAGCGTGGAGAAAGATGTGTTCGTAATGTAGCTGTAATGGATAACTATGCATCACTAGGAACACTCCCAGATCCAGAGGAGGTTCGAGATAGCGAAAGGTTCACTAGGTTGCGCCTTGCTGGCCATGGTGATAGAGAAAATCGATTGAATTTCCACTGA
- the LOC122073712 gene encoding pathogen-related protein-like, which yields MGGNSILKRIFMPRFPSIGGCSDQMADSRVLGIDSRGFQSDLNWWRLIPSPIPVFKTLVLISSQDPPGHDGNEAVGVKGDKYRFHIYGEGEKNTTWRFGAPPNYDVVNKLFEEDRSKEWPSGSIEEKVQNLVKTFEMELFHKACLDDYKTINSQKFTLSINGGRSMSVEEVGKIGGYNALLQTSLADRLHAYNPYTETPESSDELFRTTFPRGFALEILQVYSGPPVIAYKFRHWGYMEGPFKGHSPTGKKVELYGVSIVEVDDSMRIEKLDFFYDAGELLADLLKGPILEGFEYDTSPNSSLGCPFLKGM from the exons ATGGGGGGAAACAGCATTTTGAAGAG AATATTCATGCCAAGATTCCCTTCAATTGGTGGGTGTTCAGATCAAATGgccgattctagggttcttgggATTGATTCCAGGGGATTCCAATCTGATCTGAATTGGTGGAGACTGATTCCATCACCGATTCCtgtttttaaaaccctggtACTGATATCCAGCCAAGACCCTCCTGGACATG ATGGTAATGAAGCAGTGGGGGTGAAGGGAGATAAGTACAGGTTCCATATTtatggagaaggagagaagaacaCTACATGGAGATTTGGTGCTCCTCCTAACTATGATGTTGTCAACAAGCTCTTTGAAGAGGACCGATCTAAG GAGTGGCCTAGCGGATCCATTGAAGAGAAAGTGCAAAATCTAGTTAAGACATTTGAAATGGAGCTCTTCCATAAGGCTTGCCTGGATGATTACAAAACAATAAACAGTCAAAAGTTCACTCTCAGCATCAATG GAGGGAGATCCATGTCTGTGGAGGAGGTTGGAAAGATTGGAGGCTATAACGCGTTATTGCAAACCTCCTTGGCAGATCGTTTACATGCTTACAACCCATATACTGAGACACCTGAGTCGTCCGATGAGTTATTCAGAACAACATTCCCTCGTGGTTTCGCCTTGGAAATCCTTCAGGTCTATTCAGGTCCTCCAGTGATTGCCTACAAGTTCAGACACTGGGGTTACATGGAGGGTCCTTTCAAAGGGCATTCTCCTACTGGCAAGAAAGTAGAATTGTATGGAGTAAGCATCGTCGAG GTTGATGATTCAATGCGAATTGAGAAGCTGGATTTCTTCTATGATGCTGGAGAATTGCTTGCTGATCTTCTCAAAGGTCCTATTTTAGAGGGATTTGAATATGATACCTCACCAAATTCATCTCTTGGTTGCCCTTTCTTGAAAGGAATGTAG
- the LOC122073711 gene encoding protein FAR1-RELATED SEQUENCE 6-like codes for MDIASLNSESLSEDEGSESGIKRDCATPESGGQKGGTLGKELVPPFVGMEFGSYDDVYNFYNCYAKELGFGIRVKSSWFRENSKEKYAAVLCCSREGFKKKRETYNLRPETRTGCPAMLRVKLMDSEKWKVMEVSLEHNHLITRASVQFYKSHKSTGDGTKRKSRLDSEAEIQANKLLQTFALDVWNHENLSFDERDALRFLDQDVQLKIREGDAKSILNFFCRMQLKSPNFFYLMDLNNGGNLRNVFWADSRSRSAYHYFSDVVVVDTTYLANRYEIPLVAFVGVNHHGQFILVGCGLLAGETVESYYWLLKAWVTCMLGRAPSVIVTDHCRAIQRAIDVIFPTTHHHISLWHIMQKFPEKLKELCEYESIRSALDRAVYDSFRVNDFETAWGDIIHRYGIGNHEWIQMLHEDRQRWAPAYSKDVFLAGMSMTQRNESMHAFFDGLVNRQTSLKEFLDKYELAIQKKLQKEARSDFESLHFNPVLKTKCCFESQLSKVYTSEIFKKFQVEVEEMFSCFNTTQVHVDGPVTVYIVKERVDGEGGRREIRDYEVLYSAAEVEVRCICNLFNFKGYLCRHALTVLNYNGVVEIPSQYILPRWRKDLKLMRVSDYGSNNVDANSSLQWCEHLYKRAMQVLDEGLRSQEHCKVALESLEELLDKIRQL; via the coding sequence ATGGACATAGCTTCTCTTAATAGTGAGTCATTGTCTGAGGATGAAGGCAGTGAGTCTGGGATAAAAAGAGATTGTGCAACCCCAGAGTCTGGTGGTCAGAAAGGTGGAACACTAGGGAAGGAGTTAGTGCCTCCTTTTGTGGGAATGGAGTTCGGTTCTTATGATGATGTTTACAATTTCTACAATTGCTATGCTAAGGAACTGGGGTTTGGCATCAGAGTAAAGAGTTCATGGTTTAGAGAAAATAGTAAAGAGAAGTATGCTGCGGTACTTTGCTGTAGTAGAGAAGGTTTTAAAAAGAAGCGAGAAACATACAATTTAAGGCCTGAAACAAGAACTGGCTGCCCAGCAATGTTGAGGGTTAAGTTAATGGACTCGGAAAAGTGGAAAGTGATGGAAGTTAGTCTTGAGCACAACCATTTAATCACTCGTGCCAGTGTGCAATTCTATAAATCACATAAGAGTACAGGTGATGgaactaaaagaaaatcgcgTTTAGATAGTGAGGCTGAAATACAAGCAAATAAGTTGTTGCAAACATTCGCCCTAGATGTGTGGAATCATGAAAACTTAAGTTTTGATGAAAGAGATGCCTTGCGATTCTTGGATCAGGATGTGCAACTGAAGATTAGGGAAGGAGATGCAAAAAGTATCTTGAATTTCTTTTGTCGCATGCAATTGAAGAGTCCAAACTTCTTTTACTTGATGGATCTCAACAATGGAGGAAACTTGAGGAATGTTTTCTGGGCTGATTCCAGGTCTCGATCTGCATATCATTACTTTAGTGATGTTGTTGTAGTTGACACCACCTATTTGGCAAACAGATATGAGATACCATTAGTGGCATTTGTCGGGGTAAATCACCATGGACAATTTATTTTAGTAGGTTGTGGTTTGCTTGCAGGTGAGACAGTAGAATCATATTATTGGTTGTTGAAGGCATGGGTTACCTGCATGCTAGGGCGCGCACCATCTGTTATAGTCACGGACCATTGTAGGGCCATACAAAGAGCAATTGATGTGATATTCCCAACAACCcatcatcatatttctttgtgGCACATCATGCAAAAATTTCCAGAGAAACTGAAAGAACTATGCGAATATGAGTCAATTAGAAGTGCACTTGACAGAGCAGTTTATGATTCTTTTAGAGTGAATGACTTTGAAACAGCTTGGGGGGATATAATTCATAGATATGGGATTGGGAATCATGAATGGATTCAGATGTTGCATGAAGATCGCCAAAGATGGGCTCCAGCCTATTCAAAGGATGTGTTTCTTGCAGGTATGTCCATGACCCAACGAAATGAGAGCATGCATGCATTCTTTGATGGACTTGTGAATAGACAGACTTCTTTGAAAGAGTTCCTCGACAAGTATGAATTAGCTATACAGAAGAAGCTTCAGAAAGAAGCCAGATCAGATTTTGAGTCATTACATTTCAACCCAGTCTTGAAGACAAAATGTTGTTTTGAATCACAGCTCTCGAAAGTGTATACAAGTGAAATTTTTAAGAAGTTCCAGGTTGAGGTGGAGGAGATGTTCTCGTGTTTTAATACAACACAAGTTCATGTCGATGGTCCAGTTACAGTGTACATTGTTAAAGAACGTGTTGATGGTGAGGGAGGTAGGAGGGAGATTAGGGATTATGAGGTTTTATATAGTGCAGCTGAAGTGGAAGTTCGTTGCATTTGCAACTTGTTCAACTTTAAAGGTTATCTTTGTAGACATGCACTCACTGTTCTTAACTATAATGGTGTGGTGGAGATTCCTTCTCAGTATATTCTTCCGCGATGGAGAAAGGATTTAAAGCTCATGCGTGTTTCAGATTATGGGTCCAACAATGTTGATGCCAATAGCTCATTGCAATGGTGTGAGCATTTGTATAAACGTGCCATGCAAGTTCTGGATGAAGGGTTGAGATCTCAAGAACATTGCAAAGTTGCTCTGGAATCCTTGGAGGAGTTGTTGGACAAGATTCGTCAATTATAG